In Plasmodium cynomolgi strain B DNA, scaffold: 1465, whole genome shotgun sequence, the following are encoded in one genomic region:
- a CDS encoding hypothetical protein (putative) — SGLHHNQKDFCKKLVRNLGCYTYEKEDYNPSKEDCFILYYWIYNSVKQYGVNFNIITPVFYNYYSRFCTYKRKVNCFYYNYYDHFEEPVKMIFLDIFHHNIDIIRNELSGPDNNNNLQKYICKFINIYKEMYREYCIKRIIRIKRKQTHVVC, encoded by the coding sequence AGTGGACTACATCATAATCAAAAAGATTTTTGTAAGAAACTTGTGAGGAATTTAGGGTGTTATACTTATGAAAAGGAGGATTACAATCCTAGTAAGGAggattgttttattttatactattGGATATATAATTCAGTAAAACAGTATGgtgttaattttaatattattactccagttttttataattattatagtAGATTTTGTACGTACAAAAGAAAAgttaattgtttttattataattattacgatcattttgaagaaccaGTGAAGATGATATTTTTGGACATTTTCCATCATAATATAGATATTATAAGAAATGAGTTGAGTGGTCcagataataataataatttgcaaaagtatatttgtaaattcattaatatatataaagaaatgtaTAGAGAATATTGCATAAAAAGGATTATAAGGATCAAAAGGAAACAAACACATGTAGTATGTTAA